The following proteins come from a genomic window of Frankia casuarinae:
- a CDS encoding DUF5667 domain-containing protein, producing the protein MKAARGRGRWPAGPRRPTSWWRESSWWRESSWRGMAGGGRRAERVADLLDGQRPPYDETDARLIDTVAALRDLPSPRLHPARHAALRGQLFAAVTGSPACDPVRSPAAVSPGTSVKGHETEARPTRTRPARTPPEGVDPDLPGNDPVDARWVRRTGARGVSACGVSGRGRMTRAARPLLAGALTAAVTTAALAVSSGDSLPGDTLYGVKRQVEDLQVSLVRDPVERAKTRLGMAGLRMSELRTITVNDGGVIAPETGAGAPETSPRVPVVNPTATAAPPTIAVSPTIAVSPAAVSPTAGTWPPGPRTPAVSGDAGESDGPDAPSDPPGPGNGDRLDPELVNALLRDWIAEVRAGTQVLLARVAAGDTDAWTTVNAFTTEQSRGLKNLLRSLPVGSVGPAHAALDLIDDVRRRLGPRAPAPVRAPSPVRQISPIVPTGDALTPPPYVAPLLSAPRPTATGATAAPALSTPTPGTPTPAGTGIGSPGPPSPAPGGATSGTTIPTPTPATTPTPATTPTPATTPTPATTPTDDTTPTDDTTPTPATTASDVTPTTVGAPSPQSPPNGAPTPGSR; encoded by the coding sequence GTGAAGGCAGCGCGTGGTCGTGGCCGGTGGCCCGCCGGCCCGCGGCGGCCGACGTCGTGGTGGCGGGAGTCGTCGTGGTGGCGGGAGTCGTCGTGGCGGGGCATGGCCGGCGGTGGACGGCGGGCCGAGCGGGTCGCCGACCTGCTGGACGGACAGCGCCCCCCGTATGACGAGACCGACGCGCGGCTGATCGACACCGTGGCGGCCCTCCGGGACCTGCCGTCACCGCGGCTGCATCCGGCACGGCACGCCGCCCTGCGCGGACAGCTGTTCGCCGCCGTCACCGGCTCCCCGGCATGCGATCCCGTCCGTTCCCCCGCCGCCGTTTCCCCCGGCACCTCCGTGAAGGGCCACGAGACCGAGGCCCGTCCCACAAGAACCCGTCCCGCACGCACGCCTCCCGAGGGCGTCGATCCTGACCTGCCGGGAAACGATCCGGTCGACGCGCGGTGGGTACGCCGGACCGGTGCCCGCGGTGTCTCTGCCTGCGGTGTCTCCGGCCGGGGCAGGATGACCCGGGCCGCCCGGCCGCTGCTGGCCGGAGCACTCACCGCCGCCGTCACCACGGCGGCCCTCGCGGTCAGCTCGGGGGACTCGCTACCCGGCGATACCCTGTACGGCGTCAAACGACAGGTCGAAGACCTCCAGGTGTCGCTGGTCCGCGATCCGGTCGAGCGGGCGAAGACCCGGCTGGGCATGGCCGGCTTGCGGATGAGCGAACTGCGCACGATCACGGTGAACGACGGCGGGGTGATCGCCCCGGAAACCGGTGCCGGCGCTCCGGAGACGAGCCCGCGGGTGCCGGTGGTGAACCCCACGGCGACCGCCGCACCACCGACCATCGCGGTGTCACCGACCATCGCGGTGTCACCCGCTGCGGTGTCACCCACTGCGGGGACGTGGCCTCCCGGTCCCCGCACACCCGCCGTCTCCGGCGACGCCGGCGAATCCGATGGCCCCGACGCGCCGAGCGACCCGCCCGGCCCCGGCAACGGGGACCGCCTCGACCCCGAGCTGGTCAACGCGCTGCTGCGGGACTGGATCGCCGAGGTGCGCGCCGGCACGCAGGTACTGCTGGCCCGGGTCGCCGCCGGGGACACGGACGCCTGGACCACGGTGAACGCCTTCACCACCGAGCAGTCCCGCGGGCTGAAGAACCTGCTGAGATCGCTTCCCGTGGGCTCGGTCGGACCGGCGCATGCGGCTCTGGATCTCATCGACGACGTCAGGCGCAGGCTCGGCCCGCGGGCACCAGCGCCGGTCCGGGCCCCCTCACCCGTCCGCCAGATCTCTCCGATCGTGCCGACCGGTGACGCCCTCACCCCCCCGCCCTACGTGGCGCCGCTGCTCTCCGCACCTCGGCCCACGGCGACCGGGGCCACCGCCGCGCCCGCCCTCAGCACTCCCACCCCCGGCACTCCCACCCCTGCCGGCACCGGCATCGGCTCGCCGGGGCCCCCGAGCCCGGCGCCGGGTGGTGCCACGAGCGGAACGACCATCCCGACCCCGACCCCCGCCACGACCCCGACCCCCGCCACGACCCCGACCCCCGCCACGACCCCGACCCCCGCCACGACCCCGACAGACGACACGACCCCGACAGACGACACGACCCCGACCCCCGCCACGACCGCATCCGATGTCACGCCGACCACGGTGGGCGCGCCCTCGCCGCAGAGCCCCCCGAACGGGGCGCCGACGCCGGGATCCCGCTAG
- a CDS encoding IS4 family transposase, which yields MADSEAVAGSQLTDWISLGVLTSFVPRDAVDEAIEATGAGARRSDTTIPPQVVAYFVMALALFADDDYETVARRLAATLTDLDVVGPRWEPTSSGLTKARQRLGAAPLAELFGQVAGPVADLDTVGAFLSRWRLMSIDGLEWDAPASKENIAAFGLPAGRVDAPGVLPKVRAVTVSECASHAPVLAAFGPAGGAKPASEQALARTVYPRLASDWLLLADRNFYSWADWCTAADTGAALLWRVKATLRLPPLRALSDGSYLTVLVNPKVTGKARETLVTAARAGAPLDPTKARYTRLVEYDVPDREGDGKHEITGLLTTICDPREATATALAGAYRQRWEHEVAIEDAKQLVGVGQARNRLATAAQRAVPFGLTCQTLAFTWYLTTGHHHDDAAEHRARAPWYTTKTRPSTADLLAKHRRVLIATKYQPAHPEQPTPAEIHTLRLAWEITAA from the coding sequence GTGGCGGACAGTGAGGCGGTTGCGGGTAGCCAGCTGACGGACTGGATCTCTCTGGGGGTCCTGACGTCGTTCGTCCCGCGTGATGCGGTCGATGAGGCGATCGAGGCGACCGGGGCGGGTGCCCGGCGCTCCGACACGACGATCCCCCCGCAGGTCGTGGCCTATTTCGTGATGGCGCTCGCGTTGTTCGCGGACGACGACTACGAGACGGTCGCCCGCCGGCTCGCCGCCACGCTCACCGATCTCGACGTGGTGGGGCCGCGGTGGGAACCGACCTCGTCAGGGCTGACCAAGGCCCGCCAGCGGCTCGGTGCGGCGCCGCTGGCCGAACTGTTCGGTCAGGTCGCCGGGCCGGTCGCGGACCTGGACACGGTCGGGGCGTTCCTGAGCCGGTGGCGGCTGATGAGCATCGACGGGCTGGAATGGGATGCCCCCGCCTCGAAGGAGAACATCGCCGCGTTCGGCCTACCGGCCGGCCGCGTCGACGCGCCAGGGGTACTGCCGAAGGTCCGCGCGGTGACCGTGTCCGAGTGCGCCTCGCACGCGCCGGTCCTGGCCGCGTTCGGCCCGGCCGGTGGGGCGAAACCCGCCAGCGAGCAGGCACTGGCCCGGACTGTCTACCCGCGGCTGGCCTCGGACTGGCTGCTGCTCGCGGACCGTAACTTCTACTCGTGGGCGGACTGGTGCACCGCGGCGGACACCGGTGCGGCGCTGCTGTGGCGGGTCAAGGCCACCCTGCGCCTGCCCCCGCTGCGCGCGTTGTCCGACGGTTCCTATCTGACCGTGCTGGTCAACCCGAAGGTCACCGGGAAGGCCCGGGAGACCCTCGTCACCGCGGCCCGCGCCGGCGCGCCGCTGGACCCGACGAAAGCCCGTTACACCCGCCTCGTCGAGTACGACGTCCCCGACCGTGAGGGCGACGGGAAACACGAGATCACCGGCCTGCTCACCACGATCTGTGACCCGCGGGAGGCGACCGCGACCGCTCTGGCCGGGGCCTACCGGCAAAGATGGGAACACGAGGTCGCGATCGAAGACGCCAAACAACTCGTCGGCGTCGGCCAGGCCCGCAACCGGCTCGCCACCGCCGCGCAACGCGCCGTCCCGTTCGGCCTGACCTGCCAGACCCTCGCCTTCACCTGGTACCTCACCACCGGCCACCACCACGACGACGCCGCGGAGCACCGCGCCCGCGCGCCCTGGTACACCACCAAGACCCGGCCCTCGACCGCCGACCTGCTCGCCAAGCACCGCCGCGTCCTCATCGCCACCAAATACCAGCCCGCTCACCCCGAACAGCCCACCCCAGCCGAAATCCACACCCTCCGACTGGCCTGGGAGATCACCGCCGCATAA
- a CDS encoding helix-turn-helix domain-containing protein: MATVIRWTGREIRALRQAKRMSLQAFAAHIGVSERMVSKWEAGSNTITPRPVNQAALDTSLACSPASVQERFALLLTPRLS, from the coding sequence ATGGCTACCGTGATCCGCTGGACAGGACGAGAGATCCGGGCACTACGTCAGGCCAAACGGATGAGCCTGCAAGCATTCGCGGCACATATCGGCGTCAGCGAGCGCATGGTCTCGAAGTGGGAGGCCGGTAGCAACACCATCACCCCCCGGCCGGTCAATCAGGCAGCTCTCGACACCTCCCTCGCCTGCTCGCCGGCCTCCGTCCAGGAGCGTTTCGCACTCCTACTAACACCTCGACTTTCGTAG
- a CDS encoding aminotransferase class IV family protein, which translates to MAELDGHPVTPEALAALALTNLGHFTSMRVDDGRVRGLPLHLSRLVRDCRIVFAADLDPEHVLKLVRHAVGGRTGSLVVRVTVFDPALELGHPGATAAPHILVTTRPVAPTVLPALRVKACVYLRDLPMVKHVGLFGSLYHRRGAQLDGYDDALFTDPTGVVSEGATWNVGFFDGDNVIWPKADVLPGVTMGLLQQVGTHVTAPVTLDMLGSMQAAFATNTSIGVRPIHMIDGVNLLDDHPILRELHATYIAIPGDSLE; encoded by the coding sequence ATGGCGGAACTCGACGGCCACCCGGTCACCCCTGAGGCGCTCGCGGCGCTGGCCCTGACCAACCTCGGGCACTTCACCTCGATGCGCGTCGATGATGGCCGGGTACGGGGCCTGCCGCTGCACCTGAGCCGGCTGGTCCGTGACTGCCGCATCGTCTTTGCAGCCGACCTCGATCCGGAACACGTCCTGAAGCTGGTCCGTCACGCGGTCGGAGGCAGAACCGGCTCGCTCGTCGTCCGCGTCACCGTCTTCGACCCAGCACTGGAACTCGGGCACCCGGGTGCGACGGCCGCTCCACACATCCTGGTGACCACTCGACCGGTCGCGCCGACCGTGTTGCCGGCGCTACGCGTGAAGGCCTGCGTCTACTTGCGGGATCTTCCGATGGTGAAACACGTCGGCCTGTTCGGCTCTCTGTACCATCGCCGCGGTGCCCAACTCGACGGCTATGATGATGCGCTGTTCACCGATCCCACAGGAGTCGTCTCCGAAGGCGCCACCTGGAACGTCGGTTTCTTTGATGGCGACAACGTCATCTGGCCCAAAGCCGACGTCCTGCCTGGAGTAACCATGGGACTCCTGCAGCAGGTCGGCACTCACGTCACCGCCCCTGTTACCCTGGATATGCTCGGCAGCATGCAGGCGGCTTTTGCTACTAACACTTCGATCGGCGTCCGCCCGATCCACATGATTGATGGTGTGAACCTTCTCGACGACCATCCAATTCTACGGGAACTCCATGCCACCTATATCGCCATCCCCGGCGATTCCCTGGAGTAG
- a CDS encoding DUF4277 domain-containing protein, whose amino-acid sequence MTGLGLFLAVTVAMDYGPPSVEKPLGALPVVRDYLARLDVAGTIDRLAPMRDKVNRASHGQVIAALVANRLTSPTPLLHVERWARQWAVEEMFGLAPDVLNDDRVGRALDALAPVCEAVVGSVGAAAITAFGLDVSRIHWGMTSISLHGAYPEVDGDYATPKYGHPKDRRPDLKRSRPGPRSPATAGSRWSTAPTTAAPVRSVRSPRSPPRYAP is encoded by the coding sequence GTGACGGGTCTGGGACTGTTCCTGGCTGTGACGGTCGCGATGGACTACGGGCCGCCGAGCGTCGAGAAGCCGCTCGGCGCGCTGCCCGTCGTGCGTGACTACCTGGCCCGCCTCGATGTCGCGGGCACGATCGACCGGCTCGCCCCGATGCGTGACAAGGTCAACCGGGCCAGCCACGGGCAGGTGATTGCCGCGCTGGTCGCCAACCGGCTGACCTCGCCGACCCCGCTGCTGCACGTCGAACGGTGGGCACGCCAGTGGGCGGTCGAGGAGATGTTCGGCCTCGCGCCGGACGTGTTGAACGACGACCGGGTCGGTCGGGCGCTGGACGCGCTCGCCCCGGTCTGCGAGGCCGTCGTCGGCTCGGTCGGCGCCGCGGCGATCACCGCGTTCGGCCTCGACGTGTCCCGGATCCACTGGGGCATGACGTCGATCTCGCTGCACGGCGCCTACCCCGAGGTCGACGGCGACTACGCGACCCCGAAGTACGGCCATCCCAAGGACCGCCGCCCCGACCTCAAAAGGTCCAGACCGGGCCCGCGGTCACCGGCGACGGCGGGATCCCGCTGGTCCACCGCGCCTACGACGGCGGCGCCGGTGAGGTCAGTCAGGTCTCCCAGGTCACCGCCGCGATACGCGCCCTGA
- a CDS encoding class II 3-deoxy-7-phosphoheptulonate synthase produces MVTARARPGPYPGVVSVLDLWRTLPAKQQPSWPDPAELRAAHDQLAALPPLVTAPEIRSLTDRLALVARGEAFLLQGGDCAETFVANTADKIRDKVKTLLQMAVVLTYGASTPVVKVARIAGQYAKPRSADIEASTGLPSYRGDAVNDIAPTAAARQPDPMRMVAAYHQSAVALNLVRAFATGGFADLSKVHEWNKAFVRDSAAGRRYEVMATDIERALAFMAACGIDLDRTAALTGVELFTSHEGLLLEYERALTRIEDATGDPYDLSAHMIWIGERTRDLDGAHVDLLSRVGNPIGCKIGPKAGPDEVLELAERLNPDHVPGRLTLISRMGAKRVRDTLPPIIEKVNAAGPPVVWSCDPMHGNTRDVGGVKTRHFDDVLDEVFGFFEVHKALGTHPGGLHIELTGENVTECLGGAELIGEDDLGGRYETACDPRLNTGQALELAFLVAEMLQNTRGERGAPWPS; encoded by the coding sequence ATGGTGACCGCTCGAGCTCGACCTGGGCCGTACCCTGGTGTGGTGAGCGTACTGGATCTCTGGCGGACCCTTCCGGCCAAGCAGCAGCCGTCCTGGCCCGACCCGGCAGAGTTGAGAGCCGCCCATGACCAGCTTGCGGCCCTCCCCCCGCTGGTCACCGCGCCCGAGATCCGGTCCCTGACCGACCGTCTCGCGCTGGTCGCTCGGGGCGAGGCGTTCCTGTTGCAGGGCGGTGACTGCGCCGAGACCTTCGTGGCGAACACCGCCGACAAGATTCGGGACAAGGTCAAGACGCTGCTGCAGATGGCGGTCGTCCTCACCTATGGCGCGAGCACGCCGGTGGTGAAGGTCGCCCGCATCGCCGGGCAGTACGCCAAGCCGCGGTCCGCGGACATCGAGGCCAGCACCGGGCTGCCCTCCTACCGGGGCGACGCCGTCAACGACATCGCGCCCACGGCCGCCGCGCGGCAGCCCGATCCGATGCGGATGGTCGCCGCCTACCACCAGAGCGCAGTCGCGCTGAACCTCGTGCGGGCCTTCGCCACCGGAGGTTTCGCCGACCTGTCGAAGGTCCACGAGTGGAACAAGGCGTTCGTGCGGGATTCCGCGGCGGGTCGCCGCTACGAGGTGATGGCGACGGACATCGAGCGTGCCCTCGCCTTCATGGCCGCCTGCGGCATCGACCTCGATCGGACCGCCGCGCTGACCGGGGTCGAGCTGTTCACGAGTCACGAGGGCCTCCTGCTGGAGTACGAGCGTGCCCTGACCCGGATCGAGGACGCCACCGGCGACCCGTACGACCTGTCCGCCCACATGATCTGGATCGGCGAGCGGACCCGGGACCTCGACGGTGCCCACGTCGACCTGCTGTCCCGGGTGGGCAATCCGATCGGCTGCAAGATCGGGCCGAAGGCTGGCCCGGACGAGGTCCTCGAGCTTGCCGAGCGGCTCAACCCCGACCATGTCCCCGGCCGGCTCACCCTGATCTCCCGGATGGGGGCAAAGCGGGTCCGGGACACGCTGCCCCCGATCATCGAGAAGGTCAACGCCGCCGGGCCGCCAGTGGTGTGGTCGTGCGATCCGATGCACGGCAACACCCGTGACGTGGGCGGCGTCAAGACGCGCCACTTCGACGATGTCCTCGACGAGGTCTTCGGCTTCTTCGAGGTCCACAAGGCGTTGGGCACCCACCCCGGTGGCCTGCACATCGAGCTGACCGGGGAGAACGTCACCGAGTGCCTCGGTGGGGCCGAACTCATCGGGGAAGACGACCTCGGCGGCCGTTACGAGACCGCCTGCGACCCCCGTCTGAACACCGGGCAGGCGCTAGAACTGGCCTTCCTCGTCGCCGAGATGCTGCAGAACACGCGGGGAGAACGCGGCGCGCCGTGGCCCTCGTGA
- a CDS encoding 6-phosphofructokinase produces MRIGVLTGGGDCPGLNAVIRAVVRKGESVYGHSFVGYRDGWRGPLTGETVPLDIAAVRGILPRGGTILGSSRTNPYAAVDGPALVREHLAAAEVDALIAIGGEDTLGVAAQLHAEGLPVVGVPKTIDNDLSATDYTFGFDTAVNIATEAIDRLHTTAESHHRVLIVEVMGRHAGWIALHSGMAGGANVILIPERPFDFDKVCAFVEARFATHYAPIIVAAEGAVPITGTLVAREGEVDAFGHVRLQGIGAVLETEIRARTGRDARATVLGHLQRGGTPTAFDRWLATRFGLHAVDAVHEGDFGVMVALHGTRIDRVPLQDATRELKTVPEELYHEAEIFFG; encoded by the coding sequence ATGAGGATCGGCGTACTGACCGGCGGCGGCGACTGCCCGGGACTCAACGCGGTGATCCGGGCCGTCGTGCGCAAGGGAGAGAGCGTCTACGGCCACAGCTTTGTCGGGTACCGGGACGGCTGGCGAGGGCCGCTGACCGGCGAGACGGTCCCCTTGGACATCGCGGCCGTGCGGGGGATCCTCCCGCGTGGCGGCACGATCCTCGGCTCCAGCCGCACCAATCCCTACGCCGCCGTGGACGGGCCGGCGCTGGTGCGCGAGCACCTCGCCGCAGCCGAGGTGGACGCGCTCATCGCGATCGGCGGGGAGGACACCCTGGGGGTGGCCGCCCAACTACACGCCGAGGGACTGCCCGTGGTCGGAGTGCCCAAGACCATCGACAACGACCTCTCCGCGACGGACTACACCTTCGGTTTCGACACCGCGGTCAACATCGCCACGGAGGCGATCGACCGGCTGCACACCACCGCGGAAAGCCATCACCGGGTGTTGATCGTTGAGGTCATGGGCCGTCATGCCGGGTGGATCGCTCTGCACAGCGGCATGGCGGGGGGAGCCAACGTCATTCTCATCCCGGAGCGGCCGTTCGACTTCGACAAGGTGTGCGCCTTCGTCGAAGCCCGGTTCGCCACCCACTACGCGCCGATCATCGTCGCGGCCGAGGGTGCCGTCCCGATCACGGGTACCCTGGTCGCCAGGGAGGGTGAGGTCGATGCCTTCGGGCATGTCCGCCTGCAGGGCATCGGGGCGGTCCTGGAGACCGAGATCCGCGCCCGCACCGGTCGTGACGCGCGCGCGACGGTGCTCGGGCATCTGCAGCGCGGCGGCACGCCCACGGCCTTCGATCGATGGCTCGCGACGCGTTTCGGACTGCACGCCGTCGACGCCGTGCACGAAGGCGACTTCGGGGTGATGGTCGCCCTGCACGGCACCCGCATCGACCGGGTTCCGCTGCAGGATGCGACCCGCGAGCTCAAGACGGTGCCCGAGGAGCTCTACCACGAGGCCGAGATCTTCTTCGGCTGA
- a CDS encoding polyadenylate-specific 3'-exoribonuclease AS, translating to MGTRFFYDTEFIERADTGHHWLDLVSVGIVSEDGTQRYYAVSTEFDPSWAVPWVRRNVLDQLPSPSDEAWKPRARIRDEVAALLTAGGAPELWAWYGAYDHVVLCQLFGTMTALPAQLPRFTRDLRQLWEEVGRPVLPAPPPNAHDALADALHNLARWRVLAPLRAQVAAVSNPSR from the coding sequence GTGGGAACCCGCTTCTTTTACGACACCGAGTTCATCGAACGCGCCGACACCGGTCATCACTGGCTCGATCTGGTCAGCGTCGGAATCGTCAGCGAGGACGGCACACAGCGGTACTATGCCGTGTCGACCGAGTTCGACCCGTCGTGGGCTGTGCCCTGGGTCCGTCGCAACGTCCTCGACCAGCTGCCGTCGCCATCGGACGAGGCGTGGAAGCCGCGGGCCCGAATCCGCGACGAGGTCGCCGCGCTGTTGACCGCGGGCGGTGCCCCCGAGCTGTGGGCCTGGTACGGGGCCTATGACCACGTGGTGCTCTGCCAGCTCTTTGGCACGATGACCGCCCTGCCCGCCCAGCTGCCCCGCTTCACCCGGGACCTGCGTCAGCTGTGGGAGGAAGTGGGCCGGCCGGTTCTTCCCGCACCGCCGCCCAACGCCCACGATGCGCTCGCCGACGCCTTGCACAACCTCGCCCGGTGGCGGGTTCTCGCCCCGCTGCGCGCCCAGGTCGCCGCCGTGTCGAACCCATCCCGATGA
- a CDS encoding lysophospholipid acyltransferase family protein, which produces MGAVLFYWVVKVFLTPVLRLFWRPWVEGAENIPLEGPAILAGNHLSFLDHLFLSLVVPRRVTYLAKSDYFTEAGVKGWFKRVFFSGVGQIPIDRSGGKASEGALRSGVRVLRQGRLLGIYPEGTRSPDGRLYRGKVGVARLALEAGVPVIPVAMIGTFEVQPPGQLVPKIRRVGIRIGRPLDFSRYAAMADDRFVLRSVTDEIMYELMALSGQEYVDLYAKRAKEELAAARAQAAAGAAAASTGTASVSPASTGTAPGSPGAATPARSPDQLGLPVTAPANPRATKDRIDRAV; this is translated from the coding sequence GTGGGAGCTGTCTTGTTCTACTGGGTGGTCAAGGTATTCCTGACACCTGTCCTGCGACTGTTCTGGCGTCCCTGGGTCGAGGGGGCGGAGAACATCCCCCTGGAGGGGCCCGCGATCCTCGCCGGCAACCATCTCTCCTTCCTGGACCACCTCTTCCTGTCGCTGGTCGTCCCCCGCCGTGTCACCTACCTGGCGAAGAGCGACTACTTCACCGAGGCGGGCGTCAAGGGGTGGTTCAAGCGGGTGTTCTTCAGCGGCGTCGGCCAGATCCCGATCGATCGCAGCGGCGGCAAGGCGAGCGAGGGCGCGTTGCGCTCGGGGGTCCGGGTGCTCCGCCAGGGCCGCCTGCTCGGGATCTATCCGGAGGGCACCCGATCCCCGGACGGCCGGCTCTACCGCGGCAAGGTCGGTGTCGCGCGCTTGGCGCTGGAGGCCGGGGTCCCGGTCATCCCCGTGGCGATGATCGGGACTTTCGAGGTTCAGCCGCCGGGCCAGCTGGTGCCGAAGATCCGTCGGGTCGGCATCCGCATCGGCCGCCCGCTCGACTTCAGCCGCTACGCGGCCATGGCAGATGATCGTTTCGTCCTGCGCTCGGTCACCGACGAGATCATGTACGAGCTGATGGCCCTGTCCGGCCAGGAGTACGTGGACCTGTACGCGAAGCGGGCCAAGGAGGAGCTCGCGGCCGCCCGGGCACAGGCGGCTGCCGGGGCGGCCGCGGCGTCTACTGGCACGGCATCGGTCTCCCCGGCGTCCACCGGCACAGCGCCGGGTTCCCCTGGGGCGGCGACGCCGGCTCGGTCTCCGGATCAGCTCGGGCTGCCGGTCACGGCGCCGGCGAACCCACGTGCCACCAAAGACCGGATCGACCGGGCGGTCTGA
- a CDS encoding alpha/beta hydrolase encodes MAGVTGAAVLPGAEPFEFEGGSVGVLLVHGFTGSPGSMRPWGEYLSAVGLTVSCPLLPGHGTRWQDMVPTTWPDWYATAETAFLRLRTTCEQVFVMGLSMGGTLALRLAEQHGGDLAGLVTVNPSLTTDRWHAAFAPLLSRVIPAVPGVAGDVKAEGVPEVGYDRVPLRPFASLRQLWAVTRPELGRIVCPVLTYRSVVDHVVEASSGAILLAGLRAPAEERLLENSYHVATLDNDRETIFDGSLEFVRRHAPRALVPDAPCGDD; translated from the coding sequence ATGGCGGGTGTCACCGGTGCGGCCGTCCTCCCGGGCGCGGAACCGTTCGAGTTCGAGGGTGGGTCGGTCGGCGTGCTGCTGGTCCACGGGTTCACCGGCTCCCCGGGCAGCATGCGGCCCTGGGGCGAGTACCTCTCCGCAGTCGGACTGACAGTCTCGTGCCCGCTGCTGCCCGGCCATGGCACCCGCTGGCAGGACATGGTGCCCACTACCTGGCCGGACTGGTACGCTACGGCGGAGACCGCGTTTCTGCGGCTGCGGACCACCTGCGAGCAGGTCTTCGTCATGGGGCTGTCGATGGGCGGGACCCTGGCCCTGCGGCTGGCCGAGCAGCACGGCGGGGACCTCGCCGGCCTCGTCACGGTGAATCCCAGCCTCACCACCGACCGGTGGCACGCGGCGTTCGCCCCGCTGCTGAGCCGGGTGATCCCCGCCGTGCCTGGCGTGGCTGGCGACGTGAAGGCCGAGGGCGTGCCCGAGGTCGGTTACGACCGGGTACCCCTGCGCCCGTTCGCGTCGCTGCGCCAACTGTGGGCGGTGACCCGGCCGGAGCTCGGTCGGATCGTCTGTCCGGTCCTCACCTACCGCAGCGTCGTCGACCATGTGGTGGAAGCCAGCTCCGGCGCGATTCTGCTGGCCGGGCTGCGCGCCCCGGCCGAAGAACGACTGTTGGAGAACAGTTACCACGTCGCGACGCTCGACAACGACCGAGAAACGATCTTCGACGGAAGTCTGGAATTCGTCCGGCGGCACGCGCCACGCGCGCTCGTGCCCGACGCGCCCTGCGGCGATGACTGA